AATGGGGTAGGTATCGGCCCAGCCCCAAGGTTTATGGGGTAAACCATCTTTGAGGCTCTGCTCCCAGGCACTGGCAATCAGGTACTGGGCAAGTAATGCTTTTGCCTGCATATATCCTCCAAAACTGATAAGAACAACTCCCGATAACAACAGCAGCGGCCAGCGTCTGCGGGGTCTGGAACCAAATCTAAACCGCTTCATCTTCCCGCCTCCACGCTGCGGCTCCGATGGCAATCAGCACCAGCATGCCACCGGCCAACATCAATCCCAGGCTGCCCGACGCGGTTTGGGGCAATCTGCCGCCCTGCCAGCCATTGGGCGTCGCCTCCGGTAACCTGGCATCCAGTCCCTGGCCGTGTGAGACCCGGGTTTTATCCACGGCAATCAGGCTGGTGTGGGCTGTGACCAGGTGATATTCCAGCCCCAAAGCCACGGTGGCAGCGCGCCGCTGGGTGGGTGTTAATGTCTGGCGGGCAAGGTCATCAACGCGGGCTTTGCCATACTGCAGATCAAGGCCGCTGCCATTGGGTACAGGACGAGGAGTAAGTTTGCGCTCCCAGGTTTGGCCGTCGGTATTGCCTTTGACTACGATGGGCATCAGCGTATCGGGCACGGCTCTGAGGCTCAGGTTAAGAGCCTCGCCCGCATATAAGTCGGGCAATACTGCAGGCACGGCATCCACAGGCCGACCGTCAGCCCAGGTCACAGAGAGGTCACTGACCACCGGGTGCTCAATACGGCTTAGGAGCTGATTCATATTCTCTGCCACTTCACCGCCATGACCGATAAAGGTGAAGCTGCCACGTCCTGCGGCGGCGGCACGGCTCATGAAATAACCGTTTGGCGCGGCGCCGATGGCCACGGGGAAAAGCCGCGATTGTCCAAGACGGCGCTCAATCAAACCAAACAGCGCATCTTCCCCGTTGACAGCGCCATCCGTGATAAAGAGCACCTGCCGTAACCGTTTTGTGTCAGCGCTTCCCCGGGTAGGCATTTTAAGGGCAAGCTCCAGGGCAGATGCCATCTCAGTACCGCCATCCGCCTCGAGGCTGCGCACAAATTGCTGCGCCGCCCCCAGATTAAATGCCGTGGCGGGTTTGGCATCGGGCCAAAGCGGCCTTGCCTCATTGGAAAATGCAATGATATTGAAGCTATCCTCTGGCCCCAGACCGCCCAGCGCGTGGATAAGGGCGCTTCTGGCCTGCACCATGGAATCTCCTGCCATGGAGCCGGAGGTATCAATCACCAGCACCAGCTCCCGCGCCAGCCGATTGGCCAAATCGGGTTGCGGTGGCATAAAGGCCAGTAAGCCGTGGCTGTAGTCACCCTGCACAACATCCACCCGGGCATATTCATCCTGAGCGGCTCTATCCTGAGCAGTTTCATATTGAGTGTTTGTGATTGCCACAGCTCCGGGATAGCTGTAGCCCGGTTGCACCAAAAAGTCTGCAACCGGCTCATTGCCCTCATTAATTACCCAGGACAGCACCAGATCCCTGTCTGCCTCGGTGTCAGGACACAGTGACAACTGCCAGCCACCTTCGCGATAACTCTGCTCACACAAGCCATGGGTTGGACTTTCTACCGCCGCAACAGCAAAGCCAAAAATACTGGCGCTCAGCGACAGCGAGGGTGTTGGGGTGTCTGCCTGAGCCTCTGTCCGGGTGGCGGGCCAAAAACCTGCGGCCGTAAGATGATTACCGCCCGCAGCCCCCAATTCCCCGGATATTGGGGACTCATCTGACACTCCATCCTGCGCCGACAGCAGCACAGCTGATGCGCCATATCTAGGTGTCTGCGCAGTGGGGATTCGGAGCTCAACCCGGCCCGCTTGAGGACGCAGAACCTCCTGATAATCGATGCTGACGGTGAGGGTTTCGCCGGGCATGAAATTGGCAATCCGCGTCGAAAAAAGATTACTTTCACTGTGGCTCACCAGACTCGCCCGTTTCCCGTCCCGCTTTGCCTGTTGGAATACCCTCTCCGCGTGAGCTTTTTCCTGAATGTCCCCTTCAATCAGGCGTTCGCCGATGGTAAGGCGCATACCACTTACCGCCGCATTGGGCGCCAGCGCAAAGCGGTAGTGGCCGTTTATTACCCGATTACTGTGATTTTTAAAAGTTTGAGACACAGTGACCCGGCTGACCAAGGCACTGACCTTAACCGTGTAGCGGGTATCGAGTGCAAGACTGACGCGCTCGGTACCATCGTCTTCAAACACCAGCTCACCGCCATGGCCCGGCGCTATGATATCGCCGGGTGCGGGGCCAGCCATTTGCCTATCAATAGGCTCAGCAATTGACCCGGCGCGAGGCAAGGCAACGGGCTGTGCGCCGCTGGCAACACTGGCATTGACTGCGCCTGGTGCCATCAGCACCGCCATCACCGCCAGCGCAGTCAGGCCTCGTTTCGTCTCCAATGCAGACGCCACTTCTGCAAACGTCACTGCAGGCGCCGTCTTCCCTGGTCTGTGTATCATGCTGTTATCCTTGGAACCCTTCATTACCCTTGCCCTTCCCTTGGGATTACCCTCGCCAGTCATTGACTGTTTATCAGTGTGTTGCCGCCATACTGGTATCCGCGGGAACCAGTTCGAGGGTCACGCGCCGGTCAAAAAAGTCACTTTCAAAGCCCGCATCAGCACTGAGAGGCGCTGTGGCGCCAAAGGCCTGTCCCTGGAGTCTGTCTGATGCCACACCGGCACTGACGAGATAGGCTTTCACATTGGCGAGGCGCTGCTCAGACAGGGCCTGGTTGTAGTCACTGTCTCCACGGCGGTCGGCAAAGCCTTTCAAATCGATAACCAGATCAGGCTGGGCTTCCATCACACGGGCAACGGCCTGCAGTTGGTTTTGAAAATGCGGTTCAATCTCCGACGAGCCGGTTTTGAACTGCACATTGAGCCCCAGCGTAAGCTCGGTCAGTTTGGCCTCACGGGCCGTTTGCAGGGTATTCAGCTGGGCGCGGGTAATGGCATAGTCACTGGCGAGGGCATCATAATTGGCACTTTTTTGAGCCAAGCGTTCAATTTCGGCATCCTGGGTGGCGAGAGCCAGCTTATGGTCCTTAATCTCTTCCTCATCACCGACGGATTTTCCGATAATGCCACCGGCAAAGGCGCCTATGATGGCGCCTACGGGTCCACCCACGGCAGCGCCAATCAGGGCACCTGAGCCCAAACCGACAAGTTCTTCGTTATGGTCGCGCTCAGCGGCATTGGCCGCAGGTGCAATCAGAGCCAGAGAAATAACTGAAGCGAGTAATTGGGTTTTCATAAGTCATCATTCCTTGTTGGACTGCCGGACCTGCCGGCCTGTTGGTGATGAACTTATTTAACCCCCCGCTCGTGGCAATCAAAGGGAGTAAAAATGGCGCTTTGCCTATCAATTGTGGCAACAAAATGGCAATCACAGCCCCAGACTTTCAATGGGGCTAAATTGCTGTATAGTCAGCCATAGATTGAATTAGCCCCTGCAAAAATTGGCCTCGCGCCCGCTGTTATTGAGTCACGCCATGAAACGAATTGCCATCGTCGAAGATGAAGCCGCCATCCGCGAAAACTACAAAGATGTGCTCCAGTCCCATGGGTATCTGGTGCAAACCTTTGCCAATCGTCCCGATGCCATGCTGGCGTTTCAAACCCGGCTCCCGGATTTGGCCATCATAGATATTGGTCTTGGGGAAGAAATCGATGGCGGGTTCACCCTGTGTCAGGGACTCAGAGCCCTGTCGCCCACCATACCCATTATCTTTTTGACCGCCCGCGACAGTGACTTTGATACTGTGACCGGCCTTCGGCTGGGGGCGGACGACTATCTATCCAAGGAAGTGAGTTTTCCGCATCTGCTGGCACGGCTGGCCGCCCTGTTTCGCCGCTGTGAACAGCTTAAGGCACCGGCTACACCGGATAACCTGATGACCCGTGGGCACCTGACCATAGATGCCAACCGAATTCAGGTGTACTGGCGCGACGAGCCAATTGAACTGACGGTGACCGAATTTTGGATGGTGCATGCCCTTGCACGACATCCGGGCCATGTGAAAAGCCGCACCGAGCTGATGCAGGAAGCAAAAATCTACGTGGATGACAGCACCATCACCAGCCATGTAAAGCGCATTCGCAAAAAGTTCATCGCGGCCGACACCGAGTTTGATTGCATAGATACCGTCTATGGCATGGGTTATCGCTGGGACAGCCAGAGTTCATGATCCGCCTGCCACTGGGCCTTCGCGCCAAAGTCGTTATTCTCTCGCTGTTTTTGCTGTGCCTGCCCTGGCTTGGCTACCAATATGTGTGGGAGATGGAAAAGTATCTGCGTCACGGCCAGGAACGAACCCTGGAGGGCACCACCCAGGCACTGGCCACCGCGCTGCACGAGCGCCCGCGGCTGTTCGACAGTCAGGCGAGCTTTTTATCCCAGGTGGAAAAACGCAAAGATCTCTATGCCCACCCGCTGTCGGGCCCCATTCAGCTCGACGGAAAACTGGATGATTGGGAGCCTTACCGCAGCAAGGCAATGCACTATGGTGCAGATATGCAGCTGATGAGAGACTCACAAAGCAACCTCAGCTTCAACCATATGATTGGCCGATACGGCAATTACCTGTACGCCTTTTTTGAAGTCACCGACCCGGCGCCTGTGTATCGAGGTCGCAACAGTCTGAGGGTGGACAGAAACGATCACCTGGCCATCGCTACCCTCGATGGCAGCAATTTTTTCCACCGCTACGTGGTGGCCACACAAAAAGATGGCTGGGTGAACGCGTTCGAACTGCCTGGTGACCCTCAGCTCAGTTTGCCCGCACTGCCAGAGGTCCGTATTCAGGGGCAGTGGCACACCACGGCTCAGGGTTACAACATCGAGCTCAGGATCCCGCTGGAGATGCTTGGCGGTAAAATCAGCTTTGCCCTCCACGATGTCAACAGTCCCAAGAGTCGCGATCTGGTCGGGATAACGGGCACCTCCCGTACCGACAGCCCCGATAATCTGGGGACTGTACTGGTGCCTTCTCCGGAAATTGAAGCCATCATCAAAGGTATGGGGCACAACAGCGCCCGTATCTGGGTGGTGGACAGACACGGGCGGGTGCTGGCGCGCTCCGGTGATATTAAAAACAGCGACAGCATCTGGACCAAGGCCATAGGGAATGAACGTCCCGAAGGCGCTTTTGAGCATTGGGTACAGGAGTATCTCTACCCGCTTTACTATCGGGTGCTCACCAAACCGCCTGAGGACTTTATCGATGGTCTGCAGGACTCCACTGAGCTCGAAGGCAGCCACATTCAGCGGGCGCTTTCCGGCAAGCCCGGCAGCACCTGGCGCCTGACCCCGGACAACAAGGCCGTGGTTCTGGCGGCGGCCAGCCCCATTTGGATTGATGATAAGGTGATGGGCGCCGTGGTGGCCGAAGAAACCACCCATGGGATCCGCACCTTAAGAAACCGTGCTCTGGAGAAGCTTTTCAATGTGATCCTGACCATCATGAGCATGGGCACGCTGGCACTGTTTTTCTTTGCTTCCAATATCTCAAGCCGTATTCGTAATCTCAGGGATCAGGCAGAAAGCGCCATTGATGCCCAGGGGCGGGTCAAGGCCAGCATCAGTCCGTCACAGTCGCTGGATGAAATAGGCGACCTGTCGCGCTCACTGGCTGGCATGGTGCAGCGTTTGTCCCAGTACACCCATTATCTGGAGAATATGTCGTCACGATTGGGCCACGAGCTGAGAACCCCGGTGGCCGTGGTGCGTTCAAGCCTTGAGCATCTCTCTATGCTGAGCCTTGGGGACGACAGGCAAAAGTACGTCGACCGTGCCCAGGAAGGCGTGAGTCGCTTAAGCCTTATCCTCGCCAATATGAGCGAAGCCACCCGTTTGGAAGAGT
This sequence is a window from Shewanella zhangzhouensis. Protein-coding genes within it:
- a CDS encoding marine proteobacterial sortase target protein, translating into MIHRPGKTAPAVTFAEVASALETKRGLTALAVMAVLMAPGAVNASVASGAQPVALPRAGSIAEPIDRQMAGPAPGDIIAPGHGGELVFEDDGTERVSLALDTRYTVKVSALVSRVTVSQTFKNHSNRVINGHYRFALAPNAAVSGMRLTIGERLIEGDIQEKAHAERVFQQAKRDGKRASLVSHSESNLFSTRIANFMPGETLTVSIDYQEVLRPQAGRVELRIPTAQTPRYGASAVLLSAQDGVSDESPISGELGAAGGNHLTAAGFWPATRTEAQADTPTPSLSLSASIFGFAVAAVESPTHGLCEQSYREGGWQLSLCPDTEADRDLVLSWVINEGNEPVADFLVQPGYSYPGAVAITNTQYETAQDRAAQDEYARVDVVQGDYSHGLLAFMPPQPDLANRLARELVLVIDTSGSMAGDSMVQARSALIHALGGLGPEDSFNIIAFSNEARPLWPDAKPATAFNLGAAQQFVRSLEADGGTEMASALELALKMPTRGSADTKRLRQVLFITDGAVNGEDALFGLIERRLGQSRLFPVAIGAAPNGYFMSRAAAAGRGSFTFIGHGGEVAENMNQLLSRIEHPVVSDLSVTWADGRPVDAVPAVLPDLYAGEALNLSLRAVPDTLMPIVVKGNTDGQTWERKLTPRPVPNGSGLDLQYGKARVDDLARQTLTPTQRRAATVALGLEYHLVTAHTSLIAVDKTRVSHGQGLDARLPEATPNGWQGGRLPQTASGSLGLMLAGGMLVLIAIGAAAWRREDEAV
- the pdsS gene encoding proteobacterial dedicated sortase system histidine kinase is translated as MIRLPLGLRAKVVILSLFLLCLPWLGYQYVWEMEKYLRHGQERTLEGTTQALATALHERPRLFDSQASFLSQVEKRKDLYAHPLSGPIQLDGKLDDWEPYRSKAMHYGADMQLMRDSQSNLSFNHMIGRYGNYLYAFFEVTDPAPVYRGRNSLRVDRNDHLAIATLDGSNFFHRYVVATQKDGWVNAFELPGDPQLSLPALPEVRIQGQWHTTAQGYNIELRIPLEMLGGKISFALHDVNSPKSRDLVGITGTSRTDSPDNLGTVLVPSPEIEAIIKGMGHNSARIWVVDRHGRVLARSGDIKNSDSIWTKAIGNERPEGAFEHWVQEYLYPLYYRVLTKPPEDFIDGLQDSTELEGSHIQRALSGKPGSTWRLTPDNKAVVLAAASPIWIDDKVMGAVVAEETTHGIRTLRNRALEKLFNVILTIMSMGTLALFFFASNISSRIRNLRDQAESAIDAQGRVKASISPSQSLDEIGDLSRSLAGMVQRLSQYTHYLENMSSRLGHELRTPVAVVRSSLEHLSMLSLGDDRQKYVDRAQEGVSRLSLILANMSEATRLEESLSQSDKVRFDAKTVIKGCVQGYQITYPGVALALTIEEGGYPVRGVPEYLAQLMDKLISNALEFMTPDTPINISLSHSHKKLKLSVMNQGPLLPEDMAERIFDSMVTVRPPAQDNKPHLGLGLYIARLIAEFHGGDIKAENLAGNDGVRLSVSMPLESAP
- the pdsO gene encoding sortase-associated OmpA-like protein PdsO; this translates as MKTQLLASVISLALIAPAANAAERDHNEELVGLGSGALIGAAVGGPVGAIIGAFAGGIIGKSVGDEEEIKDHKLALATQDAEIERLAQKSANYDALASDYAITRAQLNTLQTAREAKLTELTLGLNVQFKTGSSEIEPHFQNQLQAVARVMEAQPDLVIDLKGFADRRGDSDYNQALSEQRLANVKAYLVSAGVASDRLQGQAFGATAPLSADAGFESDFFDRRVTLELVPADTSMAATH
- the pdsR gene encoding proteobacterial dedicated sortase system response regulator; amino-acid sequence: MKRIAIVEDEAAIRENYKDVLQSHGYLVQTFANRPDAMLAFQTRLPDLAIIDIGLGEEIDGGFTLCQGLRALSPTIPIIFLTARDSDFDTVTGLRLGADDYLSKEVSFPHLLARLAALFRRCEQLKAPATPDNLMTRGHLTIDANRIQVYWRDEPIELTVTEFWMVHALARHPGHVKSRTELMQEAKIYVDDSTITSHVKRIRKKFIAADTEFDCIDTVYGMGYRWDSQSS